The following coding sequences lie in one Haematobia irritans isolate KBUSLIRL chromosome 3, ASM5000362v1, whole genome shotgun sequence genomic window:
- the LOC142230208 gene encoding uncharacterized protein LOC142230208 yields MTSPILPSSSSIVFGFHRASMGEGKNPTTAAHNDAHSTHIHGKDEFCRQRRMVAKAGRIVFIVYRCLSDLFQEIKLCIIMNRLTNEQRLQIIEFYYQNQCSVRNVFRALRPIYGLHNRPSEQTINAIVTKFRTQFTLFDIKPTTRMRTEENIASVSESVAEDREMSIRRRSQQLGLCYSTIWKILRKDLGVKPYKIQLVQELKPNDLPQRRIFSEWALEKLAENPLFYRQILFSGEAHFWLNGYVNKQNCRIWSEEQPELPMHPEKCTVWCGLYAGGIIGPYFFKDAVGRNVTVNGDSYRSMLTNFLLPKMEELNLVDMWFQQDGATCHTARDSMAILRENFGEQFISRNGPVSWPPRSCDLTPLDYFLWGYVKSKVYRNKPATIPALEDNISEEIRAIPAEMLEKVAQNWTFRMDHLSRSRGQHLNEIIFKK; encoded by the exons atgacgtcgcccattCTCCCGTCTTCATCATCCATTGTTTTTGGTTTCCATAGGGCATCGATGGGCGAAGGGAAAAATCCAACAACAGCAGCACATAACGATGCACACAGCACACATATCCATGG AAAAGATGAATTTTGCCGACAACGACGGATGGTTGCCAAAGCAGGGAGAATAGTGTTtat TGTGTATCGCTGCTTGTCAGACTTATTTCAAGAGATCAAACTTTGTataatcatgaatagacttactaacgagcaacgcttgcaaatcattgaattttattaccaaaatcagtgttcggttcgaaatgtgtttcgcgctttacgtccgatttatggtctacataatcgaccaagtgagcaaacaattaatgcgattgtgaccaagtttcgcactcagtttactttattcgacattaaaccaaccacacgaatgcgtacagaagagaatattgcgtctgtttctgagagtgttgctgaagaccgtgaaatgtcgattcgtcgccgttcgcagcaattgggtttgtgttattcgaccatatggaagattttacgcaaagatcttggtgtaaaaccgtataaaatacagctcgtgcaagaactgaagccgaacgatctgccacaacgtcgaattttcagtgaatgggccctagaaaagttggcagaaaatccgcttttttatcgacaaattttgttcagcggtgaggctcatttctggttgaatggctacgtaaataagcaaaattgccgcatttggagtgaagagcaaccagaactgcccatgcatcccgaaaaatgcactgtttggtgtggtttgtacgctggtggaatcattggaccgtattttttcaaagatgctgttggacgcaacgttacggtgaatggcgatagctatcgttcgatgctaacaaactttttgttgccaaaaatggaagaactgaacttggttgacatgtggtttcaacaagatggcgctacatgccacacagctcgcgattctatggccattttgagggaaaacttcggagaacaattcatctcaagaaatggaccggtaagttggccaccaagatcatgcgatttgacgcctttagactattttttgtggggctacgtcaagtctaaagtctacagaaataagccagcaactattccagctttggaagacaacatttccgaagaaattcgggctattccggccgaaatgctcgaaaaagttgcccaaaattggactttccgaatggaccacctaagtcgcagccgcggtcaacatttaaatgaaattatcttcaaaaagtaa